One stretch of Aquimarina sp. Aq107 DNA includes these proteins:
- a CDS encoding family 16 glycosylhydrolase — MKNVINYIFVFMSLSFMSCNEDNEVFQVDRPSNLTFTVDVVGETPEMPNGDGSGMVIIEATATGVVKYDFYINDTKRASTLDGKYTHTFEALGVNQNDIRVEAVGLSGGVSQQTRSISILREEDTTDGELIISGPLPGQALVWSDEFDGGSLDTSNWVFETGDLGVNNELQRYTDRSDNLVVEDGLLKITAKAEQLDGNAYTSARIKTQGKREFRFGTMEARIKLALGQGTWPAFWMLGANIDEVGWPVCGEIDIMEYVGRNPIRTYSNVFFPGNTGADNTTSRSLDVDGLDEGFHVFRAEWDTNKIVFKVDGVEYNTFTITDGLPFRDDFFFILNVAMGGDFGGTVSPDFTEATMEVDYVRVYQ, encoded by the coding sequence ATGAAAAATGTTATAAATTATATATTCGTTTTTATGTCATTATCATTCATGTCATGCAATGAGGATAATGAGGTGTTTCAGGTTGATAGACCGAGTAACTTAACTTTTACAGTTGATGTAGTTGGTGAAACTCCTGAAATGCCCAATGGAGATGGGTCAGGAATGGTAATTATTGAAGCAACAGCTACCGGTGTTGTGAAATATGATTTCTATATTAATGATACAAAAAGAGCATCTACTCTGGATGGAAAATACACGCACACTTTTGAGGCACTTGGTGTCAATCAAAATGACATAAGAGTAGAAGCTGTCGGTCTTTCTGGAGGGGTTTCTCAACAAACCAGAAGTATCAGTATTCTTAGAGAAGAGGATACTACGGATGGAGAATTGATAATTTCTGGACCGCTTCCGGGACAAGCACTTGTATGGTCAGATGAGTTTGATGGCGGTAGTTTAGATACTTCTAATTGGGTTTTTGAGACTGGGGATTTAGGAGTGAATAATGAGTTACAACGCTACACCGACAGAAGTGATAATTTAGTGGTTGAGGATGGACTTCTTAAAATTACAGCAAAAGCAGAACAGTTAGATGGTAATGCATATACTTCTGCAAGAATAAAAACACAAGGTAAACGCGAATTTAGATTCGGAACGATGGAAGCTAGAATAAAATTAGCTTTAGGGCAAGGTACTTGGCCAGCTTTTTGGATGTTAGGAGCTAATATAGATGAAGTTGGATGGCCAGTTTGTGGAGAAATAGATATTATGGAGTATGTAGGGAGAAACCCTATACGCACATATTCGAATGTATTCTTTCCTGGGAATACAGGAGCTGATAATACTACATCAAGATCTTTAGATGTAGATGGACTAGATGAAGGCTTTCATGTTTTTAGAGCAGAGTGGGATACTAATAAAATAGTGTTCAAAGTAGATGGGGTAGAATATAACACATTTACAATCACCGATGGTTTACCATTTAGAGATGATTTCTTTTTCATCCTTAACGTGGCAATGGGTGGAGATTTTGGTGGTACTGTTAGTCCCGATTTTACAGAAGCTACTATGGAAGTTGATTATGTAAGAGTATACCAATAA
- a CDS encoding VCBS repeat-containing protein encodes MKNKMKIFHTKFIFYTFLALLFLNCNKKKQTKLFTLKSSKETSINFSNTLTNTSDWNALNYLYFYIGAGVTSADFNNDGLTDLYFVANMESDKIYLNRGNLKFEDITKPSGINNTDGWSSGVTHVDINNDGWLDIYISKLGKHRNKKGKNLLYVNQGLNQNGIPVFKEEAKKYGLDIIGFSNQAAFLDYDLDGDLDLYVLHYSVYPKRTYGDSKKRLVKDSLAGDKFFINDNGVYKDATNESKIFSSIIGYGLGVSVSDINNDGYPDIYVGNDFFENDYLYINQKDGTFKDILSQDFKKFGHTTNFSMGNDIADFNNDGRMDILSLDMLSDDLQSLKTTESDMNYQNFNQYLKKGYHPQFIRNTLQLNNGNLNFSDISYQVGVSGTEWSWAGLFADLDNDGFKDIYITNGIYGATNDKDFVSFISNGIISNQISTNMSENDLKLVDRLPKKHTPNYLFKNKNGFDFEDVTDTWFEKKPSFSNGAVYVDLDNDGDLDLVTNNVNEPAMIMENNSNTLSKENNYLAIEFNGPTNNRFGIGSKVIAYTKNQTITQENYPSRGYISAVSPKMHIGLGPHNTLDSLTIVWPGGSFQTLKNISSNQSLKVNKQEAKHDFYAITTKKNTESLLTNVSQKIPYRHNDNNYNEFNRDILIPYMNTNQGPEITVGDINSDGNDDFFIGAAKGKPAQLFIQGTDGIFTALKTPEIDETFQSENTDNIFIDTDNDNDLDLIVINGGNETGATTDNLSVYYFRNQKGSFIRDYQSFKNLSINGSVVKAFDFDSDGDQDILIGSNSIPSAFGMNPQNYIFENDGTGNFLDVTKTIAPEFNSIGLVQDVTFADINNDNQADIIIAGYWMPIQIFINKNNIFKLDKKSNLKNTFGFWNSVKASDIDNDGDIDIIGGNWGLNTRLTASQEEPITLMLSDFDDNGKMDPVITHFYQGTETVFNNKDELSKQMPVINKRHLSYAKFAKANFSEYLPEQKIKTAIKKRVTELQSCYFLNNGDGTFSKKALPKEAQISCINTMYIDDFNNDNYDDILLSGNNYELNTQLSRLDAFHGMLLINDQKGGFFKDNKSLFEIQGPARDIEKIKIKNQQYYLASINNDSICVLKKKYPSK; translated from the coding sequence ATGAAAAACAAAATGAAAATATTCCATACAAAATTCATTTTTTATACATTTTTAGCACTACTCTTTTTAAATTGTAATAAGAAAAAACAAACTAAATTATTTACACTAAAAAGTTCTAAAGAGACATCAATTAATTTCTCCAACACTTTAACAAATACATCAGATTGGAATGCTCTTAACTACTTATATTTTTATATTGGAGCCGGCGTAACAAGTGCTGACTTTAATAATGACGGTTTAACTGACTTATATTTTGTTGCTAATATGGAGAGTGACAAAATATATTTGAATAGAGGGAATCTGAAATTTGAAGACATTACTAAACCATCTGGAATAAACAATACAGATGGTTGGTCATCTGGTGTTACCCATGTAGACATCAATAATGACGGGTGGTTAGACATCTATATCTCAAAACTCGGAAAACACCGAAATAAAAAAGGTAAAAATCTATTATATGTAAACCAGGGGCTTAATCAAAATGGAATTCCTGTTTTTAAAGAAGAAGCAAAAAAATATGGATTAGATATTATTGGCTTCTCTAATCAAGCTGCTTTTTTGGATTATGATCTTGATGGAGATCTAGACTTATACGTTCTACACTATTCGGTATATCCAAAAAGAACATATGGAGATTCTAAAAAACGACTTGTAAAAGATTCTCTAGCTGGTGATAAATTTTTTATAAATGATAATGGAGTTTATAAGGATGCCACCAATGAATCAAAAATCTTTAGTAGTATTATTGGTTATGGACTTGGGGTATCCGTAAGTGATATAAACAATGATGGTTATCCAGATATTTATGTTGGTAATGACTTTTTTGAAAATGATTACTTATACATAAACCAAAAAGATGGAACTTTTAAAGATATTTTATCTCAAGATTTTAAAAAATTTGGTCATACCACTAACTTCTCTATGGGCAATGATATTGCTGATTTTAATAACGATGGTCGCATGGATATTCTATCGTTAGATATGCTTTCTGATGATTTACAAAGTTTAAAAACTACAGAAAGTGACATGAATTATCAAAACTTTAATCAATATCTAAAGAAAGGCTATCATCCTCAATTTATTAGAAACACCTTACAACTCAATAATGGAAACTTAAACTTTAGTGATATTTCATATCAGGTTGGTGTTTCTGGTACAGAGTGGTCTTGGGCTGGATTATTTGCCGACCTTGACAATGATGGATTTAAAGACATCTACATTACTAATGGAATATACGGAGCTACTAATGATAAAGATTTTGTTAGTTTCATTTCTAACGGAATTATATCAAATCAAATCAGCACAAATATGTCTGAGAATGATTTAAAATTAGTAGATAGATTACCAAAAAAACACACTCCAAATTATTTATTTAAGAATAAAAACGGTTTTGATTTTGAAGATGTCACTGACACCTGGTTTGAAAAAAAACCATCCTTTAGTAATGGAGCTGTTTATGTAGATTTAGATAATGACGGAGATTTAGATCTAGTCACAAATAATGTGAATGAACCTGCTATGATCATGGAAAATAACAGCAATACACTATCTAAGGAAAACAACTATTTAGCTATTGAATTTAATGGGCCTACAAATAATAGATTTGGTATTGGATCTAAGGTTATTGCTTATACAAAAAATCAAACTATTACTCAAGAAAATTACCCTTCCAGAGGATATATTTCTGCCGTTTCACCCAAAATGCATATAGGCCTAGGACCTCATAACACCTTAGATTCTTTAACCATAGTTTGGCCCGGAGGATCTTTTCAAACTTTAAAAAACATTAGTAGCAACCAATCATTAAAGGTTAATAAACAAGAGGCCAAGCATGATTTTTACGCAATAACAACTAAAAAAAACACGGAATCACTACTGACTAATGTTTCTCAAAAAATACCATACCGCCATAATGATAATAATTATAATGAATTTAATAGAGATATTCTTATCCCATATATGAATACTAATCAGGGACCAGAAATTACTGTTGGTGATATAAACAGTGATGGTAATGATGATTTTTTCATAGGAGCTGCCAAAGGAAAACCTGCTCAACTATTTATACAAGGAACTGATGGAATATTTACGGCATTAAAAACCCCAGAAATAGACGAAACTTTTCAATCAGAAAATACAGATAACATATTTATTGATACTGATAATGACAATGATCTTGATCTCATTGTCATTAATGGAGGAAACGAAACTGGAGCAACAACTGATAATCTTTCTGTTTATTATTTTAGAAACCAAAAAGGATCATTTATTCGAGATTATCAAAGCTTTAAAAACTTATCAATTAATGGATCAGTTGTCAAAGCATTTGATTTTGATAGTGATGGTGATCAAGATATACTTATAGGTTCTAATAGTATTCCTTCTGCATTTGGCATGAATCCTCAGAATTATATTTTTGAAAACGACGGAACTGGAAACTTTCTTGATGTAACAAAAACTATTGCTCCAGAATTCAATTCTATAGGATTAGTTCAGGATGTAACATTTGCGGATATAAATAATGATAACCAAGCGGATATTATAATAGCTGGATATTGGATGCCAATCCAAATATTTATTAATAAAAACAATATTTTCAAATTAGATAAAAAAAGTAACCTAAAAAACACATTTGGTTTCTGGAATTCTGTAAAAGCTAGCGATATTGATAATGATGGAGACATTGATATTATTGGCGGGAATTGGGGATTAAACACTAGATTAACTGCGAGTCAAGAAGAACCTATAACTCTTATGCTTAGTGATTTTGATGATAATGGAAAAATGGATCCTGTAATAACACATTTTTATCAAGGGACAGAAACGGTTTTTAACAATAAAGATGAATTGAGTAAGCAAATGCCTGTTATCAACAAAAGGCATTTATCTTATGCTAAATTTGCTAAGGCAAATTTCTCAGAATATCTTCCGGAACAAAAAATCAAAACTGCCATTAAAAAAAGAGTAACAGAACTACAAAGTTGTTATTTCTTAAACAATGGTGATGGTACTTTCTCGAAAAAAGCCTTGCCCAAAGAAGCTCAAATTTCCTGCATTAACACAATGTATATCGATGACTTTAATAACGACAATTACGATGACATCTTATTATCTGGTAATAATTATGAATTAAACACTCAACTATCCAGACTTGATGCTTTTCATGGAATGTTATTAATAAATGATCAGAAAGGTGGATTTTTTAAGGATAATAAGAGCTTGTTTGAAATTCAAGGTCCTGCTAGGGATATTGAAAAAATTAAAATTAAAAATCAACAATATTATTTAGCCAGTATAAACAATGATAGTATTTGTGTGCTCAAAAAAAAATACCCCTCTAAATAA
- a CDS encoding acyl-CoA dehydrogenase, with product MDFKLSEEQLMIRDAARDFAKAELLPGVIERDNKQEFPTEQVKKMGELGFLGMMASPEYGGGGMDTLSYVLVMEELSKIDASCSVIVSVNNSLVCWGLDTYGTPEQKEKYLSKLTTGESIGAFCLSEPEAGSDATSQKTTAIDKGDHYILNGTKNWITNGGTSDYYLVIAQTDKEKKHRGINAFIVEKGWEGFEIGPKEDKLGIRGSDTHSLIFNDVKVPKENRIGEDGFGFKFAMKTLAGGRIGIAAQALGIAQGAYELAKEYSKVRKAFGTEIMNHQAIAFKLADMHVQIESARMLVYKAAMDKDNHENYDLSGAMAKLAASQAAMDVTVEAVQVHGGNGFVKEYHVERLMRDAKITQIYEGTSEIQKIVISRSILRD from the coding sequence ATGGACTTTAAACTATCCGAAGAACAATTAATGATACGCGATGCTGCTCGTGATTTTGCTAAAGCAGAGTTATTACCAGGAGTCATTGAAAGAGACAACAAGCAAGAATTCCCTACTGAACAAGTCAAAAAAATGGGAGAGCTAGGGTTTTTAGGAATGATGGCATCACCAGAATATGGTGGTGGTGGTATGGATACCCTTTCATACGTACTCGTAATGGAAGAGCTATCCAAAATAGATGCATCTTGCTCTGTAATCGTATCTGTTAATAATTCTTTGGTATGTTGGGGACTTGATACTTATGGTACTCCAGAGCAAAAAGAAAAATACCTTAGTAAGCTAACTACTGGAGAATCAATAGGAGCTTTCTGTTTATCAGAACCTGAAGCTGGAAGTGATGCCACTTCACAAAAAACAACAGCAATTGACAAAGGGGATCATTATATTTTGAACGGAACTAAAAATTGGATTACTAATGGTGGTACTTCTGATTATTATTTGGTTATTGCTCAAACGGATAAAGAAAAAAAACATAGAGGTATCAATGCTTTCATTGTAGAAAAAGGATGGGAAGGTTTTGAAATTGGTCCAAAAGAAGACAAATTAGGTATTAGAGGTAGTGATACCCATTCCCTTATATTTAATGATGTAAAAGTTCCTAAAGAAAATAGAATTGGTGAAGATGGATTCGGATTCAAATTTGCCATGAAAACGTTAGCTGGTGGTCGTATTGGTATTGCTGCACAGGCTTTAGGTATTGCTCAAGGAGCTTATGAATTGGCAAAAGAATATTCTAAAGTTCGTAAAGCCTTTGGTACAGAAATCATGAACCATCAGGCAATTGCATTTAAGCTTGCAGATATGCATGTTCAAATCGAATCTGCCAGAATGCTAGTGTATAAAGCTGCTATGGACAAAGACAATCATGAAAACTATGATTTATCTGGCGCAATGGCAAAATTAGCAGCATCTCAGGCTGCAATGGATGTTACTGTTGAAGCTGTACAGGTTCATGGTGGTAATGGTTTTGTAAAAGAATACCACGTAGAACGTTTAATGAGAGATGCAAAAATCACTCAAATATATGAAGGCACCAGTGAAATACAGAAAATTGTAATTTCCAGAAGTATTCTTAGAGATTAA
- a CDS encoding Glu/Leu/Phe/Val dehydrogenase dimerization domain-containing protein, whose product MKELLKKYENKTPEIVFNWKDSETEAEGWTVINSLRGGAAGGGTRMRLGLDMNEVLSLAKTMEVKFTVSGPEIGGAKSGINFDPTDPRKKGVLERWYKAVSPLLKSYYGTGGDLNVDEIHEVIPITENCGVWHPQEGVFNGHFQPTEADKINRIGQLRQGVIKVLENTTFSPDVSRKYTVADMITGYGVAEAVRHYYDIYGGTVKGKKAVVQGFGNVGSAAAYYLSEMGAKVVGIIDHAGGLINEDGFSFEEIKELYLNKKGNKLYSETLIPFEELNNKIWSLQTEIFAPCAASRLITKDQITQMMNSGLEVISCGANVPFADKEIFFGSIMEYTDEQVSLIPDFISNCGMARVFAYFMERRVLMTDEAIFNDTSLTIRDAIQRIFDKNNSNKNISRTAFEIAFKQLV is encoded by the coding sequence ATGAAAGAATTATTAAAAAAATACGAAAATAAAACCCCTGAAATAGTTTTTAACTGGAAAGATTCTGAAACGGAAGCCGAAGGATGGACAGTTATTAATTCATTAAGAGGAGGAGCCGCTGGTGGTGGAACAAGAATGAGATTAGGATTGGACATGAATGAGGTTCTGTCATTAGCAAAAACCATGGAGGTTAAGTTTACGGTTTCTGGCCCAGAAATAGGAGGAGCTAAATCAGGTATTAACTTTGACCCAACAGATCCCAGAAAAAAGGGAGTTTTAGAGAGGTGGTATAAAGCAGTTTCTCCATTACTTAAGAGTTATTATGGAACAGGAGGAGACTTAAATGTTGATGAGATCCACGAAGTAATACCTATTACAGAGAACTGTGGAGTTTGGCATCCGCAAGAAGGAGTTTTTAACGGGCATTTTCAGCCAACAGAAGCTGATAAGATAAATAGAATTGGGCAATTGCGACAAGGAGTTATAAAGGTTTTGGAGAACACAACTTTTTCTCCTGATGTATCAAGAAAATATACGGTAGCCGATATGATTACTGGATATGGAGTAGCTGAAGCAGTAAGACATTATTATGATATTTATGGTGGTACTGTAAAAGGTAAAAAGGCGGTTGTACAAGGTTTTGGAAATGTAGGGTCTGCAGCAGCATATTATCTTTCGGAAATGGGAGCTAAGGTTGTTGGAATTATTGATCATGCTGGTGGATTAATTAATGAAGATGGTTTTTCTTTTGAAGAAATAAAAGAACTTTACCTTAATAAAAAAGGAAATAAATTATATAGTGAAACACTAATTCCTTTTGAAGAATTAAATAATAAAATATGGTCTTTGCAAACCGAGATTTTTGCTCCTTGCGCTGCATCTAGATTAATTACAAAAGATCAGATTACTCAAATGATGAATTCTGGTTTGGAAGTAATTTCTTGTGGAGCGAATGTACCTTTTGCAGATAAAGAAATATTTTTTGGTTCTATTATGGAGTACACGGATGAGCAAGTGAGTTTAATTCCTGATTTTATTTCTAATTGTGGAATGGCAAGGGTGTTTGCTTATTTTATGGAGAGAAGAGTTTTGATGACAGATGAAGCGATTTTTAATGATACGTCTTTAACAATAAGAGATGCAATACAAAGAATATTTGATAAGAATAATTCTAATAAAAATATAAGTAGAACGGCGTTTGAGATTGCTTTCAAACAGTTAGTTTAA
- the nhaB gene encoding sodium/proton antiporter NhaB: MFKYFLGNSPKWFKTVMIGFLIFNVFSFFFLGKTITSWIFIAEFIFTLAMALKCYPLQSGGLLAIEILALNLTTPKNAYHEVDQNLEVVLLLVFMVAGIYFMKPLLMYIFSKVFTKIKSKMILSMLFVFLSAILSAFLDALTVTAVLISVAVGFYGVYHKIHSMPASDFDQDGSLDRKELSGETLEEFRSFLRSLVMHGVVGTALGGVCTLVGEPQNLLIGERMGWDFIEFFIKMAPITLPVLAAGLLTTVVLELTGSFGFGAKLPEVARRIIENYTDQEDANRSDKAKYGLIVQGVSAILLIIGLALHLAPVGFIGLALIIIQTAFMGITEEHQLGKAFEEALPFTGLLVVFFVIVAMIHDQHLFSPIIDWALSLDPSKQPSMFYVANGLLSMISDNVFVATVYIGEVKQAFDNGVITREQFEKLAIAINTGTNLPSVATPNGQAAFLFLLTSSLAPLIGLSYGRMVKMALPYTIILGGVGLLGIIYVL, translated from the coding sequence ATGTTTAAATATTTTCTAGGTAATAGTCCTAAATGGTTTAAAACCGTAATGATAGGATTTCTAATCTTTAATGTGTTTTCGTTTTTTTTCCTCGGTAAGACAATTACGTCTTGGATATTTATTGCAGAATTCATTTTTACATTAGCAATGGCGCTAAAATGTTATCCCTTGCAGTCAGGAGGACTATTGGCAATAGAAATTTTAGCACTTAACCTTACTACTCCAAAGAATGCGTATCACGAGGTGGATCAAAATTTAGAAGTAGTATTACTTTTGGTATTTATGGTGGCTGGGATTTATTTTATGAAGCCATTATTAATGTACATTTTTAGTAAGGTTTTTACTAAAATAAAATCAAAAATGATATTGTCCATGCTGTTTGTTTTTCTGTCAGCAATACTTTCAGCTTTTCTGGATGCATTAACCGTTACAGCGGTGTTAATTAGTGTTGCTGTTGGTTTTTATGGAGTGTACCATAAAATTCATTCTATGCCCGCTTCTGATTTTGATCAAGATGGATCACTGGATCGAAAAGAACTTAGTGGTGAAACATTGGAGGAGTTTAGAAGTTTTTTAAGGAGTTTAGTGATGCATGGAGTAGTGGGAACTGCCTTAGGAGGAGTATGTACTTTGGTGGGAGAACCTCAAAATCTGTTAATAGGAGAAAGAATGGGATGGGATTTTATAGAATTCTTCATTAAAATGGCTCCTATCACATTACCAGTATTAGCCGCTGGATTATTAACTACAGTAGTTCTAGAGTTAACAGGTTCGTTTGGATTTGGAGCTAAGTTACCAGAAGTGGCAAGAAGAATTATTGAGAATTATACTGATCAAGAAGATGCAAATAGATCAGATAAGGCAAAATATGGATTGATAGTGCAAGGAGTGTCCGCTATACTTCTTATTATTGGTTTAGCATTGCATTTAGCACCTGTGGGATTTATTGGTTTGGCATTGATAATTATACAAACTGCCTTTATGGGAATTACAGAAGAACACCAATTAGGAAAAGCTTTTGAAGAGGCGCTTCCATTTACAGGATTATTGGTAGTTTTCTTTGTTATCGTAGCTATGATTCATGATCAACATCTTTTTTCACCTATAATTGATTGGGCATTGTCTCTGGATCCATCTAAACAACCTTCGATGTTTTATGTGGCTAACGGATTGCTATCTATGATTAGTGATAATGTATTTGTTGCTACTGTATATATCGGAGAGGTAAAACAGGCATTTGATAATGGTGTTATAACGAGAGAACAATTCGAAAAATTAGCTATTGCTATAAATACAGGAACAAATTTACCTAGTGTTGCAACACCTAATGGTCAAGCAGCGTTCTTATTCTTACTTACTTCTTCTTTAGCTCCACTTATTGGTTTGTCTTATGGAAGAATGGTTAAAATGGCATTACCATATACTATTATACTTGGTGGTGTAGGTCTTTTAGGAATAATTTATGTATTATAA
- a CDS encoding MotA/TolQ/ExbB proton channel family protein: MLGMLAQNTKEIDPEAEEKTLSIIDLLLSGGTGGVVIIAILFVLLFVAVYIYFERIFAIKAASKYDESFMHQIRDNVASGKIEAAKILCAQTNNPVARLTEKGISRIGNPLEDINKAIENAGRLEVYKLEKNVSILATVAGAAPMIGFLGTVIGMILAFHNLASSSGSADMGSLAEGIYTAMTTTVAGLVVGIVAYIGYNHLVVRTDKVIHQMEATTVDFLDLLNEPA, translated from the coding sequence ATGCTTGGTATGTTAGCCCAAAATACCAAAGAAATTGATCCGGAAGCAGAAGAAAAAACATTGTCCATTATCGATTTATTGCTTAGTGGAGGAACAGGAGGAGTAGTTATTATAGCTATACTTTTTGTTTTGTTATTTGTAGCAGTTTATATTTATTTCGAAAGAATTTTTGCAATTAAAGCAGCATCTAAATATGATGAAAGTTTTATGCATCAAATTAGAGATAATGTTGCAAGTGGTAAGATTGAAGCTGCAAAAATTCTATGTGCGCAGACTAATAACCCTGTTGCTAGGTTAACCGAAAAAGGAATTTCGAGAATTGGAAATCCTTTAGAAGATATTAATAAAGCAATAGAAAATGCAGGTCGACTAGAAGTTTATAAATTGGAGAAAAACGTAAGTATTTTAGCTACTGTTGCTGGTGCTGCTCCAATGATAGGATTTTTAGGTACTGTAATTGGTATGATTTTAGCTTTTCATAATTTGGCATCAAGTTCAGGAAGTGCAGACATGGGATCATTAGCAGAAGGTATTTATACTGCAATGACCACTACGGTTGCTGGATTAGTAGTTGGTATTGTCGCTTATATAGGATATAATCATTTAGTAGTAAGAACAGATAAGGTTATTCATCAAATGGAGGCAACTACAGTGGATTTCCTTGATTTATTAAACGAACCTGCTTAA
- a CDS encoding biopolymer transporter ExbD yields the protein MNLRGRNKVSPEFSMSSMTDIVFLLLVFFLLTSPTITPEALDLILPKAKGKSSNVQNISVSITNKLQYYVDNERVSQSRLESTLLTKLSGKNEPTIILRAEEGVPIEKAVGVMDIANRNKFKVILAVKPE from the coding sequence ATGAATTTAAGAGGAAGAAATAAAGTAAGTCCAGAATTCAGTATGTCGTCTATGACGGATATTGTGTTTTTGTTGCTAGTGTTCTTTTTATTAACATCGCCAACAATTACGCCTGAAGCACTTGATTTAATCTTGCCAAAAGCTAAAGGTAAGAGTTCTAACGTTCAAAATATATCAGTTAGTATTACTAATAAGTTGCAGTACTATGTAGATAATGAACGAGTGAGTCAGAGTAGATTAGAATCTACCTTGTTAACTAAGTTGTCAGGTAAAAATGAGCCTACTATTATACTAAGAGCTGAAGAAGGAGTTCCTATTGAAAAAGCTGTTGGTGTAATGGATATAGCAAATAGAAATAAATTTAAAGTAATCTTAGCTGTAAAACCAGAATAA
- a CDS encoding energy transducer TonB, with protein MAIIFLLFYLGLSQLDPDPEGGIAVNFGTTLTGSGDIQPTEAIKSSPKQTTPESASDVPEPEPETPEITEEVVTQDIDDAPVVEEKPKKEPQKKVEKPKEKPKNKPAEKKVKEKPVEKVEEKKPDPKPDKSTLDILDSFSNGPKSDGKAKGGEGDDGKPGDKGNPNGNPYATSYYGQPGPGGTGGVGYGLNGRGRPTNSKVVQECNEAGRVVVKIIVNRSGKVVQAIPGVKGTTNSAKCLLDPAKKTALTFKWKADPKAPVKQIGFVEVTFGLGE; from the coding sequence GTGGCTATTATTTTTTTATTGTTTTATCTAGGGTTAAGTCAACTAGATCCGGATCCTGAAGGTGGTATAGCTGTTAATTTTGGAACAACATTAACTGGATCAGGAGATATTCAGCCGACAGAGGCTATAAAATCATCTCCAAAACAAACAACTCCAGAATCCGCTTCAGATGTCCCTGAACCAGAACCTGAAACACCTGAGATTACCGAAGAGGTGGTTACTCAGGATATTGATGATGCTCCTGTAGTAGAGGAAAAACCAAAAAAAGAACCTCAAAAAAAGGTAGAGAAACCGAAAGAAAAACCAAAAAATAAGCCAGCTGAAAAAAAAGTTAAAGAAAAGCCAGTAGAAAAAGTTGAGGAAAAGAAACCGGATCCTAAACCAGATAAGTCGACTTTAGATATATTAGATAGCTTTTCTAATGGCCCTAAGAGTGATGGTAAAGCTAAGGGAGGAGAAGGAGATGATGGAAAACCTGGAGATAAAGGTAATCCTAATGGGAACCCTTATGCTACTAGTTATTATGGACAACCAGGTCCAGGAGGTACAGGAGGAGTTGGATATGGTCTTAACGGAAGAGGAAGACCAACAAATTCTAAAGTAGTGCAAGAGTGTAATGAAGCTGGACGAGTGGTAGTAAAAATTATTGTTAATAGGTCAGGTAAGGTTGTTCAGGCTATTCCTGGAGTTAAAGGCACTACAAATAGTGCTAAGTGTCTTCTAGATCCTGCTAAGAAGACAGCGCTTACTTTTAAGTGGAAAGCTGATCCAAAAGCTCCAGTCAAGCAAATTGGTTTCGTAGAAGTGACTTTTGGTTTAGGTGAATAA